From the Streptomyces sp. Tu 2975 genome, one window contains:
- a CDS encoding helix-turn-helix transcriptional regulator encodes MEAPMDDPAEATEAFARKLSELRERSGRTYGSLARRVGVGASTLHRYCSGRTVPMEFAPVERLARFCGCGGEELVALHRLWVLADAARGTRQERTAQAAPDAGGSALQERRAEQDEQEQEEQPAVRKSPASESEQLVAVPPSARSRSRRQAYAAAFGAAVVVLALVLGFGGFTFGPGKQRPTTAEGEDGGPVPLRSADAWPTSVSPSGQSPSASPATSGTVSPVPGSHGKPQGSGPGSVPTGADAPSPPAQPAGAPFTWVTGGHVWRHGCGHEYFVDRSPADVPPPPVEADAEQWSRALGAGHAGETRVRITVQGKGPEAVVLESVQVRVAARRAPERHDVYRMDSGCGGSLTPRMFDVDLDRSRPVARSVAGNDAGEPIPAVSFPYRVSASDPELLLVTGRTVTCDCEWYLQLRWSSGGRTGTVRIDDGGRPFRTSALADGAVHEYDYGSRRWVPSVPASRRP; translated from the coding sequence ATGGAAGCCCCGATGGACGACCCGGCGGAGGCGACCGAGGCGTTCGCCCGGAAGCTGAGCGAGCTGCGGGAGCGATCCGGCCGGACCTACGGTTCGCTGGCACGCCGGGTGGGAGTCGGCGCGTCGACACTCCACCGGTACTGCTCCGGGCGGACCGTTCCGATGGAGTTCGCTCCTGTCGAGCGGCTGGCGAGGTTCTGCGGGTGCGGGGGCGAGGAGCTGGTGGCACTGCACCGGCTGTGGGTACTGGCCGACGCCGCGCGCGGCACACGTCAGGAGCGAACGGCACAAGCGGCACCGGACGCCGGCGGTTCCGCGCTCCAGGAACGGCGCGCCGAGCAAGACGAACAGGAGCAGGAGGAGCAGCCGGCCGTACGGAAGTCGCCGGCATCGGAGTCGGAGCAGCTCGTCGCGGTGCCACCGTCCGCGAGGTCACGCAGCCGCCGCCAGGCCTACGCCGCCGCCTTCGGGGCCGCTGTCGTCGTTCTCGCGCTCGTCCTCGGGTTCGGAGGGTTCACCTTCGGCCCCGGCAAGCAGCGTCCGACCACGGCGGAGGGAGAAGACGGCGGGCCGGTCCCGCTCCGCTCGGCGGACGCGTGGCCGACGTCCGTCTCGCCGTCCGGGCAGTCCCCGTCGGCGTCGCCGGCGACGTCCGGAACGGTCTCCCCGGTTCCTGGCTCACACGGGAAGCCGCAGGGGTCCGGGCCGGGCTCCGTGCCGACCGGCGCGGACGCGCCGTCGCCGCCCGCGCAACCCGCCGGTGCACCGTTCACCTGGGTCACGGGCGGTCACGTCTGGCGGCATGGATGCGGCCACGAGTACTTCGTCGACCGGTCCCCGGCGGACGTCCCGCCGCCGCCCGTCGAGGCGGATGCCGAGCAGTGGTCGCGTGCGCTCGGAGCCGGGCACGCGGGCGAGACCCGGGTCCGCATCACTGTTCAGGGCAAGGGCCCCGAAGCGGTGGTTCTCGAATCGGTCCAGGTCCGTGTGGCGGCGCGCCGGGCGCCGGAGCGGCACGACGTGTACCGGATGGACTCGGGCTGCGGCGGTTCCCTCACTCCCCGGATGTTCGACGTCGACCTCGACAGGTCACGCCCGGTTGCCCGCTCGGTGGCGGGCAACGACGCCGGTGAGCCGATCCCGGCGGTGTCGTTCCCGTACCGTGTCTCCGCCTCGGACCCTGAGTTGCTGCTGGTCACCGGACGGACCGTCACGTGCGACTGCGAGTGGTACCTGCAGCTGCGGTGGTCCAGCGGCGGACGCACGGGCACCGTACGGATCGACGACGGAGGCCGGCCGTTCCGTACGAGTGCCCTGGCTGACGGTGCGGTTCACGAGTACGACTACGGCTCGCGTCGCTGGGTTCCTTCCGTGCCCGCCTCGCGCAGGCCCTGA
- a CDS encoding GNAT family N-acetyltransferase translates to MNDDTTTHGIRIRPGSPADAPAVLDMLDSAVAWMNDRGNTEQWGTTPYSQTPDGVERVERYTTENAPYIAELDGTPVGAVVLDSAPSPQMPIAPAEEPERYVRLLVSDRRHAGLGIGAALLAHAAEETRRAGVELLRVDCWAGGGGELVAFYERNGFTSTDRFQVGAWPGQVLAQRVR, encoded by the coding sequence GTGAACGACGACACCACGACACACGGCATACGGATCAGACCGGGCAGCCCGGCCGACGCACCGGCCGTTCTGGACATGCTCGACTCCGCGGTGGCCTGGATGAACGATCGCGGCAACACCGAGCAGTGGGGCACGACTCCGTACTCACAGACGCCCGACGGCGTGGAGCGGGTCGAGCGGTACACGACCGAGAACGCCCCGTACATCGCGGAGTTGGACGGGACCCCCGTCGGAGCCGTGGTGCTGGACTCTGCGCCCAGTCCGCAGATGCCGATCGCGCCGGCCGAGGAACCCGAGCGGTACGTCCGGCTGCTGGTCTCCGACCGACGGCACGCCGGTCTGGGCATCGGGGCGGCGCTGCTGGCCCATGCGGCCGAGGAGACCCGGCGGGCGGGCGTGGAACTGCTGCGGGTCGACTGCTGGGCCGGCGGCGGGGGCGAACTGGTCGCCTTCTACGAGCGCAACGGCTTCACCTCCACGGACCGATTCCAGGTGGGAGCGTGGCCGGGCCAGGTGCTGGCCCAGCGGGTCCGCTGA
- a CDS encoding DUF6381 family protein, whose product MSVEGESGGRARQMREKAQELKQAAERASDPQERQRLEEKAKRLQSQSEQESSMGGGDIYPPQ is encoded by the coding sequence ATGAGCGTTGAAGGTGAGTCCGGCGGCCGTGCCCGTCAGATGCGCGAGAAGGCGCAGGAGCTGAAGCAGGCCGCGGAGCGCGCGTCGGATCCCCAGGAGCGTCAGCGCCTGGAGGAGAAGGCCAAGCGGCTGCAGTCGCAGAGCGAGCAGGAGAGCAGCATGGGCGGCGGCGACATCTACCCGCCGCAGTAA
- a CDS encoding enoyl-CoA hydratase-related protein encodes MPSLDRQDNVFVLDLGDGENRFHPDWITAVSAALDEVEKAEGPRALVTVATGKFYSNGLDLDWLFAHADQHQDYVVSVHELFARMLSLPIVTVAALQGHTFAAGAMFSLAHDFRVMRTDRGYWCLPEADINIPFTPGMAALIQSRLAPQTAHEAMLTARRYGGADAAAVGIVDQAVGEDAVRSTAIEIARAQVNKAGDTLGTIKARMYAPALATLRDTAAPLG; translated from the coding sequence ATGCCCTCGCTCGACCGTCAGGACAACGTCTTCGTCCTCGACCTCGGGGACGGAGAGAACCGCTTCCATCCCGACTGGATCACCGCCGTCAGCGCCGCGCTCGACGAGGTGGAGAAGGCCGAAGGCCCCCGCGCCCTGGTCACCGTCGCCACCGGCAAGTTCTACTCCAACGGGCTCGACCTGGACTGGCTGTTCGCCCACGCCGACCAGCACCAGGACTACGTCGTCTCCGTCCATGAACTGTTCGCGCGGATGCTATCGCTGCCCATCGTCACGGTGGCCGCACTGCAGGGGCACACCTTCGCCGCCGGCGCGATGTTCTCCCTCGCCCACGACTTCCGCGTGATGCGCACCGACCGCGGCTACTGGTGCCTGCCCGAAGCGGACATCAACATCCCCTTCACCCCCGGCATGGCGGCACTCATCCAGTCCCGGCTGGCGCCGCAGACCGCGCACGAGGCCATGCTCACCGCCCGCCGCTACGGCGGCGCCGACGCCGCCGCGGTCGGCATCGTCGACCAGGCGGTCGGCGAGGACGCCGTGCGCTCCACCGCGATCGAGATCGCCCGGGCGCAGGTGAACAAGGCCGGAGACACCCTCGGCACCATCAAGGCCCGCATGTACGCCCCGGCCCTGGCCACCCTGCGCGACACCGCCGCCCCGCTCGGCTGA
- a CDS encoding CAP domain-containing protein, protein MQFRPKAGRPRSFRLVLALAAGTALLVAAAAAAFMVSAGTGGTGTRGSTDPGDAGRATGNTAAPLPPAAGRALGSGAARITALINAERDKAGCSRLTVDPQLEHAARVHADDMAAHDYYAHVGPDGRDGGKRMTSAGYNWSRWAENIHRGPTDPSTVVADWLRSPEHRENILDCRFKDMGLGVNLGPGGPWWVQDLGTRRGAR, encoded by the coding sequence ATGCAATTCCGCCCGAAGGCAGGCCGACCACGCTCGTTTCGCCTCGTCCTGGCTCTGGCGGCAGGCACTGCCCTGCTCGTCGCCGCGGCCGCGGCGGCGTTCATGGTGTCGGCGGGAACGGGCGGCACCGGAACTCGCGGCTCCACCGATCCCGGCGACGCCGGCCGGGCCACCGGCAACACCGCGGCCCCGCTGCCGCCCGCCGCCGGGCGGGCGCTCGGCAGCGGGGCCGCGCGGATCACCGCCCTGATCAACGCGGAACGTGACAAGGCGGGTTGCTCCCGGCTGACGGTGGATCCCCAGTTGGAGCATGCCGCGCGTGTCCACGCCGACGACATGGCAGCCCACGACTACTACGCCCACGTCGGCCCGGACGGCCGCGACGGCGGAAAGCGCATGACCTCCGCCGGCTACAACTGGAGCCGATGGGCCGAGAACATCCACCGCGGCCCCACGGACCCCTCGACCGTGGTGGCCGACTGGCTGCGCAGCCCCGAGCACCGCGAAAACATCCTGGACTGCCGCTTCAAGGACATGGGCCTGGGAGTCAACCTCGGGCCCGGCGGCCCCTGGTGGGTGCAGGATCTGGGGACCCGCCGAGGTGCTCGGTAG
- a CDS encoding GNAT family N-acetyltransferase codes for MDSGVMGNVTRSNVPVPVTVPGCTTSAHGAGWLLRPAVAADVEVIAELRATVMRADLERLGRYDEHRVRQRLRDSFSTRHTSAIMIEGELAGCVTVRPAEGRQWLEHFYLAPHRQGRGLGSAVLRTLLERTDAQGMTVALNVLQGSAARRLYERHGFDVEAQDPVDVFMVRPPGSRTGPVIAPPTEL; via the coding sequence ATGGATTCCGGGGTGATGGGGAACGTGACACGCTCGAACGTACCGGTGCCGGTGACGGTGCCCGGATGTACGACGTCGGCGCACGGTGCGGGATGGTTGCTGCGCCCCGCGGTGGCAGCGGACGTGGAGGTGATCGCGGAGTTGCGGGCCACGGTCATGCGGGCGGACCTGGAACGCCTCGGCCGCTACGACGAGCACCGGGTGCGGCAGCGGTTGCGGGATTCCTTCTCGACACGGCACACGTCGGCCATCATGATCGAGGGCGAACTCGCGGGATGCGTCACGGTCCGGCCCGCCGAAGGCAGGCAGTGGCTGGAGCACTTCTACCTCGCTCCGCATCGGCAGGGCCGAGGCCTGGGATCCGCCGTCCTGCGCACGCTGCTGGAACGGACCGACGCCCAAGGCATGACCGTGGCTTTGAACGTCTTGCAGGGCAGTGCTGCCCGCCGACTGTACGAGCGCCACGGATTCGACGTCGAGGCCCAGGACCCGGTCGACGTCTTCATGGTGCGCCCGCCGGGGTCCCGCACCGGCCCCGTGATCGCCCCGCCGACGGAGCTCTGA
- a CDS encoding TetR/AcrR family transcriptional regulator → MSPRRSDSRERMILSAAALLREYGAGGTSVDRVLAHSGAPRGSVYHHFPGGRAQLIDEAVALAGDFIAGLIDAAMQADDPVEAVDAFFVLWRDRLVESGFRAGCPIVAVAVETNDDAPQLARSAAAVFARWQEALAALFFRHGLTEERSRRLGAFVIAAVEGAVIMCRAEQSTAPIEAAAAEIHNLLLHTLRDRPGAEPGPR, encoded by the coding sequence TTGAGTCCGCGCAGAAGTGACAGCCGTGAGCGGATGATCCTCAGCGCTGCTGCTCTGCTGCGTGAGTACGGGGCGGGCGGGACCAGCGTCGACCGGGTGCTCGCACACAGCGGAGCTCCTCGGGGCTCCGTGTATCACCACTTCCCCGGCGGGCGGGCGCAGCTCATCGACGAGGCGGTGGCGCTGGCGGGAGACTTCATCGCGGGTCTGATCGATGCCGCCATGCAGGCGGATGATCCGGTGGAGGCCGTCGACGCGTTCTTCGTGCTGTGGCGCGACCGGCTTGTGGAGAGCGGCTTTCGGGCCGGCTGCCCGATCGTGGCGGTGGCGGTCGAGACCAACGACGACGCACCCCAGCTTGCCCGTTCCGCCGCCGCTGTCTTCGCCCGCTGGCAGGAGGCCCTCGCGGCCCTCTTCTTTCGGCACGGCCTGACCGAGGAACGCAGCCGCCGGCTCGGCGCCTTCGTCATCGCCGCGGTCGAAGGTGCGGTGATCATGTGCCGGGCCGAGCAGAGCACCGCCCCGATCGAAGCGGCCGCCGCCGAGATCCACAACCTGCTCCTCCATACCCTGCGTGACCGCCCCGGTGCCGAGCCCGGGCCCCGGTAG